The Helianthus annuus cultivar XRQ/B chromosome 15, HanXRQr2.0-SUNRISE, whole genome shotgun sequence genomic sequence TTTTTTCAGCTGGGTTTTGATGCAATGACACCGAAGAAGAATCAAATATGCAGCCCAATGAAAGATTCTCCGAAGGTAACGTTTTAAGTCACAACTAATGTATAAAAATTGTTTTGATATTTAGTCTGATTTGTTAAATTCTATCAATTTATTGTTTCAGACGGACAGTGGAAGTGTAGAGATCATTTCATATGGACAGTATTTTAGTCCATTCAAATCTGAAATGCATAGGGAGGTTATTGAACAGGtggtgttttttttaaataaagttttcattgcataagtGCATCATGATTGTTTCACACCTATATGTTTTTTTAAAATGTATTATACTAATGTTTTTAGTTCTTGTAGTTTCAGAACATAGAAAAACAAGCTAAAAGAAAGCATGCGCTCCTAACTTGGAAATGGGATGAGGTCATTGATATTACCCAAAGTGAAGATTCGAATGGTCAGAAAGATGATTCTAAGGCAAAACAACAAGATGATTTGGAGTCTGAGTTAAGTGATACAGCAGACTCTTTGGATAGTCCATTGAAAAGATCAAAGATTCCACGTATAACTAAAAATTGCAACGATCATGTTGGATGGGTTGAATTTTAAGTTTACTCAGTTTAAGTCCTGTTTTGTCATAGTCATCTTTTATGTTTTGCCTTTCAAGTCAGTGTTTGTTAAGGTTTGTTTGTTCAACTATTTTTAGTTTAAATGTAGTTTCCttttttcaatttatttttctatgttttatatgTTAACTATATTACTTATTACATAATGTGTTA encodes the following:
- the LOC110914700 gene encoding uncharacterized protein LOC110914700 isoform X2; this translates as MDISDDFVDIYEDDQPAKKVSWNLGFDAMTPKKNQICSPMKDSPKTDSGSVEIISYGQYFSPFKSEMHREVIEQNIEKQAKRKHALLTWKWDEVIDITQSEDSNGQKDDSKAKQQDDLESELSDTADSLDSPLKRSKIPRITKNCNDHVGWVEF
- the LOC110914700 gene encoding uncharacterized protein LOC110914700 isoform X1 translates to MDISDDFVDIYEDDQPAKKVSWNLGFDAMTPKKNQICSPMKDSPKTDSGSVEIISYGQYFSPFKSEMHREVIEQFQNIEKQAKRKHALLTWKWDEVIDITQSEDSNGQKDDSKAKQQDDLESELSDTADSLDSPLKRSKIPRITKNCNDHVGWVEF
- the LOC110914700 gene encoding uncharacterized protein LOC110914700 isoform X3, encoding MDISDDFVDIYEDDQPAKKLGFDAMTPKKNQICSPMKDSPKTDSGSVEIISYGQYFSPFKSEMHREVIEQFQNIEKQAKRKHALLTWKWDEVIDITQSEDSNGQKDDSKAKQQDDLESELSDTADSLDSPLKRSKIPRITKNCNDHVGWVEF